DNA from Pseudocalidococcus azoricus BACA0444:
AGTAAAATGCCAAAATCAATAGTTAAACAGTGTGAAGGCCTGGCCTGGGAGGGTGTCAGAAGAATTCTTGAGCGAGTGAATTCAAGGCCGTTTTAGCTTTAAGTAACAGCCTGAACCTCTATATCTACTTGCAACTTTTGACGGAAGATATTAAGAACATTTTTAGATTGTCCATTGTCGGATTTACTTTTGCAGATATAAATAGTTTTAGAGAGTTTGCGGGTGTCAAACAATCATCAATCCCAAGAGAACTTAGCAGGGTGATGGGCTTAGTTGAATTTCTCTCCACTCAGAATAAAAATTGGTTCCACTGCCGCAAAAATCTGATGTCCACCGCGGGTTTCGAGACGATTAATCACCGACTGGACAACTTCAATACTCCGGGCCTGGACGGTGGCGAGGGCTTCTGAGAGGGCATATAAATTCTCGAGGCTGCTGGCCGTGGCGACAATCCGACCACCAGGGGCTAAAAATTCCCAGGCCTGTTCCAAAATAATCTTCATCGGCCGTCCCCCTTCCAAGCAAACCCGATCTGGAGTGGGGCTTAAGGAGGCGAGGCAGGCCGGGGCTTCATCCACGACAATTTCGACATTTTTTAGGCCAAACTGATCACAATTGCGGCGAATTAACCCAGCCACTTCCTCATCCCGTTCGACTGCGACAATTTGCCCTTGAGGAGATAACAGCCCGGCCTCCACTGGAATAGTTCCTGTTCCCGCCCCAATATCCCAAAGGACGGAACTGGCCTGGAGCCGTAAATGGGCCAGCACCAACAACCGTGTTTCCCGATGGGTCAAGGGAATGCCTGGCAAGCGTTCAAAGTAAGCATCTGGGATCCCCGGCGTAACATAGGGCCAATTGCGGGCAGCCATCACAGATTTCTGCTCCCATCAGGCAGGGTTGTTTTGGAAAAACAATGTTGAGTCGGTGTCAAAATCAAATCTATAGCCGATAAACTCTTGATTGCCTGGCTCCTCTCCAATCCTACATGGGGAACACCCGATCATTTCCGCTTTACTCTAATCTACGATGAGCATTTGTGTTTTCTGGATTTGTCCCCAGGCCTGGCTCAGTGTTGGGTAATGGAATCGGCAAGGGCGCGCCACAATATTTACAGCAACGGGCATCGAGATCATGGGTCGCCAAGCCACAGGAGGTACAAACTACCCTTAACTGATTGGCACTTTTGACCAGTTGGCGAATCAGATCTCCCACTTGCCAGGGAATTAAGGCAATGCCCGTAAAAATCATTAAGACGGTCAACAGGCGGCCGACCTCAGAAATGGGCGTAATATCCCCAAAGCCAACCGTGGTCATCGTGACAACCGCATAGTAAAACGCATCCAAGAAGGTTTGGAAATTCTTAGAGTTGAGATCATGCTCGGCCTGGTAGATTAAGCCGGAATAGACAAATAAAATCGCCAACAGGGTCAGCAGAATCCGGGCAAAAATCACCGTGTCATTGGTGGTAAAGCGGCCAAACCAGGAACGATTTTCAAAAAACCGAAACAGGCGTAAAATCCGAAACCAGCGAAAGACGCGAATAAAACTAATATCAACCAGGCCAACAAAGAAGGGAACAATGGTGAGTAAATCAATCAGAGAATAAACACTAAAGAAATATTTCCATTTCCGTTCCGCCGCCCAAAGTCGAAGAAAGTATTCAATGGCAAAGGTGACAAGAATCCCCAGGTTAATGCGATCCAAAATAACCCGTAATTCTGGGGCAATGGGGTAGGTTTGGATTACAAAAATGGCAATTGAACACAAGACCAGGCCGGTGATGGATAAATCAATGAGGACTTCATGCCCTTGTAACCATTGCTTGAAGCGACTGGGAGCAAATTTAGAACGGTCGGGTTGAGGCTGATTCATGCATGAATGGGGGAAGTTAGGCCAAATCACCTAGGGAATGCTCGCTAAATTTTAGCCTGCTACTTTTACCTCCGGCCCAGGCCTGGCCATCTCCATACCGTCCACCTCTATTTTGATTGTTCCATGGGGTCAGGGATGTTAGTCTCAAGGTTGGGTTTCGGTATCATTGACTACTGGAAATTTATGCATCTACCCTTTCTGCCCAGCAAACCGCTGCTAAAGATTCTCCCCCGCCCGGCCTGGTGGCAAATTCGGCCTGGTTTAGTGGGCGCGGGCCTGGGTTTACCGATTTTAGGCGCGATGATTCTCCTCCCCCTTTGGCGTACCCAGCCTCCATTAACCCCTCCCCCTCAGATCAGTCAAAACTATTTAAATCTCGACACCTTAGGTGCGGCGGCGGCCCCCAGGCCCTTCAACTATTCTCCGCAACAGATTCCCACACCGTTCCTCGGCAAATCCCCAACAACGGCCAGCCCCAGTCCCTTCTTCCACTCCCAAGATCTGCTCTCGGCCCGCCCTGCCCCAACAACAGCCTCTAACCTGACAGCACCACCTTCAACTCCTGTGGCCACGCAACCTGTTCCCCGCAAAACCGCGACGTTGGCCCCTATAGAACCGCCCAAGGCCCTCAATCCAGTCCCCCCCAGTCGAAGTCAGTC
Protein-coding regions in this window:
- a CDS encoding ion transporter produces the protein MNQPQPDRSKFAPSRFKQWLQGHEVLIDLSITGLVLCSIAIFVIQTYPIAPELRVILDRINLGILVTFAIEYFLRLWAAERKWKYFFSVYSLIDLLTIVPFFVGLVDISFIRVFRWFRILRLFRFFENRSWFGRFTTNDTVIFARILLTLLAILFVYSGLIYQAEHDLNSKNFQTFLDAFYYAVVTMTTVGFGDITPISEVGRLLTVLMIFTGIALIPWQVGDLIRQLVKSANQLRVVCTSCGLATHDLDARCCKYCGAPLPIPLPNTEPGLGTNPENTNAHRRLE
- the cbiT gene encoding precorrin-6Y C5,15-methyltransferase subunit CbiT; this translates as MAARNWPYVTPGIPDAYFERLPGIPLTHRETRLLVLAHLRLQASSVLWDIGAGTGTIPVEAGLLSPQGQIVAVERDEEVAGLIRRNCDQFGLKNVEIVVDEAPACLASLSPTPDRVCLEGGRPMKIILEQAWEFLAPGGRIVATASSLENLYALSEALATVQARSIEVVQSVINRLETRGGHQIFAAVEPIFILSGEKFN